A part of Bacillus rossius redtenbacheri isolate Brsri chromosome 1, Brsri_v3, whole genome shotgun sequence genomic DNA contains:
- the LOC134527982 gene encoding gastrula zinc finger protein XlCGF8.2DB-like isoform X5 produces the protein MAKGQTLGSAGGLACEQLAAPATYAGCANITECIGMDEEKTDERDPELSCSLSNNELTPQSSSSFQSADFETFILSLEKKDIEEYQLMNDPRVVSLVANNINGTQNDDRPFQCSVCAVKLRNKYILVNHMKKHAGEKPFSCSLCSAKFVEKHRLSNHMRKHTGEKRYSCALCLSKYFQKSSLVAHIRTHSGDKMFSCSLCSSKFTERHFLTRHLKTHSGDKPFSCALCSSKFTAKGSLVTHLKLHNGEKPFSCSLCSSKFITKSKLNVHIRRNTGEKLYSCSLCSYKFFKKGNLDIHMRKHTGEKQYSCSLCSLKFSRKCYLRKHLERHNGEKLFTCSLCPAKFFKESNSIVHMTLHTEK, from the exons ATGGCTAAGGGGCAGACCCTTGGGTCTGCAGGCGGCCTGGCCTGTGAGCAACTGGCAGCACCAGCTACGTATGCAG GGTGTGCAAACATCACGGAATGTATTGGTATGGACGAAGAAAAGACTGATGAAAGAGATCCAGAACTATCATGTTCCTTGAGTAATAATGAGCTAACACCACAGTCTAGTAGCTCCTTTCAGTCAGCTGATTTTGAAACGTTCATCTTGAGTCTGGagaagaaagacattgaagaataCCAATTAATGAATGACCCACGTGTTGTGTCTCTGGTTGCTAATAATATTAATGGTACACAAAATGATGATAGACCATTTCAATGTTCAGTATGTGCTGTAAAGTTAAGAAATAAGTATATTCTTGTAAATCATATGAAAAAACATGCTGGTGAGAAGCCATTCTCTTGTTCATTGTGTTCTGCTAAATTTGTTGAGAAGCATCGTCTTTCTAATCATATGAGAAAGCACACTGGGGAGAAGCGATACTCATGTGCATTGTGCTTATCAAAATACTTTCAAAAGAGTAGTCTTGTAGCTCATATAAGAACACATTCTGGTGATAAGATGTTTTCTTGTTCATTATGTTCTTCTAAATTCACTGAAAGGCATTTCCTTACTAGGCACTTGAAAACACACAGTGGTGACAAGCCATTTTCATGTGCATTATGTTCTTCTAAGTTCACTGCAAAGGGTAGTCTTGTAACACATTTAAAGTTGCACAATGGTGaaaagccattctcatgttcattaTGTTCTTCCAAGTTCATTACAAAAAGTAAGCTTAATGTGCACATAAGAAGAAATACTGGTGAAAAGCTTTACTCCTGTTCTTTATGTTCTTATAAGTTCTTCAAAAAAGGTAATCTTGACATTCACATGAGAAAGCATACTGGTGAGAAACAATATTCATGTTCTTTGTGTTCCCTTAAATTCAGTCGAAAATGTTACCTTCGTAAGCATTTGGAAAGACACAATGGTGAGAAGCTGTTTACATGTTCATTATGTCCTGCTAAGTTCTTCAAAGAGAGTAATAGTATTGTTCATATGACATTACACACTGAAAAATAA
- the LOC134527982 gene encoding gastrula zinc finger protein XlCGF8.2DB-like isoform X6, whose product MDEEKTDERDPELSCSLSNNELTPQSSSSFQSADFETFILSLEKKDIEEYQLMNDPRVVSLVANNINGTQNDDRPFQCSVCAVKLRNKYILVNHMKKHAGEKPFSCSLCSAKFVEKHRLSNHMRKHTGEKRYSCALCLSKYFQKSSLVAHIRTHSGDKMFSCSLCSSKFTERHFLTRHLKTHSGDKPFSCALCSSKFTAKGSLVTHLKLHNGEKPFSCSLCSSKFITKSKLNVHIRRNTGEKLYSCSLCSYKFFKKGNLDIHMRKHTGEKQYSCSLCSLKFSRKCYLRKHLERHNGEKLFTCSLCPAKFFKESNSIVHMTLHTEK is encoded by the coding sequence ATGGACGAAGAAAAGACTGATGAAAGAGATCCAGAACTATCATGTTCCTTGAGTAATAATGAGCTAACACCACAGTCTAGTAGCTCCTTTCAGTCAGCTGATTTTGAAACGTTCATCTTGAGTCTGGagaagaaagacattgaagaataCCAATTAATGAATGACCCACGTGTTGTGTCTCTGGTTGCTAATAATATTAATGGTACACAAAATGATGATAGACCATTTCAATGTTCAGTATGTGCTGTAAAGTTAAGAAATAAGTATATTCTTGTAAATCATATGAAAAAACATGCTGGTGAGAAGCCATTCTCTTGTTCATTGTGTTCTGCTAAATTTGTTGAGAAGCATCGTCTTTCTAATCATATGAGAAAGCACACTGGGGAGAAGCGATACTCATGTGCATTGTGCTTATCAAAATACTTTCAAAAGAGTAGTCTTGTAGCTCATATAAGAACACATTCTGGTGATAAGATGTTTTCTTGTTCATTATGTTCTTCTAAATTCACTGAAAGGCATTTCCTTACTAGGCACTTGAAAACACACAGTGGTGACAAGCCATTTTCATGTGCATTATGTTCTTCTAAGTTCACTGCAAAGGGTAGTCTTGTAACACATTTAAAGTTGCACAATGGTGaaaagccattctcatgttcattaTGTTCTTCCAAGTTCATTACAAAAAGTAAGCTTAATGTGCACATAAGAAGAAATACTGGTGAAAAGCTTTACTCCTGTTCTTTATGTTCTTATAAGTTCTTCAAAAAAGGTAATCTTGACATTCACATGAGAAAGCATACTGGTGAGAAACAATATTCATGTTCTTTGTGTTCCCTTAAATTCAGTCGAAAATGTTACCTTCGTAAGCATTTGGAAAGACACAATGGTGAGAAGCTGTTTACATGTTCATTATGTCCTGCTAAGTTCTTCAAAGAGAGTAATAGTATTGTTCATATGACATTACACACTGAAAAATAA